The following are encoded in a window of Geotrypetes seraphini chromosome 5, aGeoSer1.1, whole genome shotgun sequence genomic DNA:
- the MMGT1 gene encoding membrane magnesium transporter 1: protein MASSVWKGIVGLGLFALAHAAFSAAQHRSYMRLTEKEDETLPIDIVLQTLLAFVITCYGIVHIAGEFKDMDATSELKNKTFDTLRNHPSFYVFNHRGRMLFQSINTEDSLPSYPTPTSNASLKLRKLEPLRR, encoded by the exons ATGGCGTCTTCGGTCTGGAAAGGGATAGTCGGACTTGGCTTGTTCGCTTTAGCACATGCGGCTTTCTCAGCGGCCCAGC ATCGTTCCTATATGAGATTAACAGAAAAAGAAGATGAAACATTACCCATAGAT ATAGTGCTTCAGACACTTTTGGCATTTGTAATTACCTGTTATGGAATTGTTCATATCGCAGGAGAATTTAAAGACATGGATGCCACTTCTGAACTTAAAAATAA GACATTTGACACACTAAGGAACCATCCATCATTTTATGTATTTAATCATCGTGGTAGGATGTTGTTCCAGTCTATAAATACAGAGGATTCCTTGCCAAGCTACCCTACGCCCACATCCAACGCATCTCTGAAGTTAAGAAAACTTGAACCTCTGCGCCGCTAA